GGGCAACGCGCTGAAAAACGAAGGCGCCGAAGGCGAAACCCTCAGCCGCTATCAAGCACTGCAAACCGCACTCAATGGTCTGGATTCGAAAAGCCTCAGCGGCGTCGGCTGGTGGCCGGACGGTTACGACCGCTTCACCAACGCTCTAAGCGCCCTGCAAGCGTTGCGCGAACAGATCGTCATGGACAACCGCCTGACCCTCGCACCCTGGCTGGAAACCTATCTGCTCACGCAGATCTCGACCCAACACGCGCCGGACCTGATCGAACGGGTTGGACGCCTCGCTGCGGTCGGGCAGGCCTCGGTGGTCTCCGGCCAATTCACCCTGCAAAGCCGTCTGCAATTGCGCGACCTGCGCAGCCGCATCGGCGATGCCCGCGAGCAACTGGTGAAAACCGCCACGCTGCTCGAAGCACGCCTGCCGAAGGATCAGCAGAGCTGGGCCAGCCAATATCACGACAGCCTCAAACACCTCGACAGCGGCCTGAAGGTGCTGGATGACGGCGTGTTCGGCGGCAGCATCAACCTCAAACCGGAAGATTTCGAACGCAGCCTCGACGCTTTGCTGACCGATCTCGCCGCCCTGCGCCAACAGTCATTGGTATCGCTGGATCAGCGACTCGACGCCTATCACGGCTCGGCGATCCGTCAGTTCATCATCGTCGCGGCGATCTTCGGCTGCCTGCTGCTCGCGGCGCTGTACCTGTTTGTCTGCCTGCAAGCCTCTATCCGTCGCAGCGCCAGCGGCATCACCCTGCTCGCCGAAGCCCTGCGTGACGGCAACCTCAGTCTGCAAGTGCCGGTGGAGGGGCGCGATGAGCTGGCCGCGATCAGCACCGCGCTCAACGTTGCCGTAGTGCAACTGCGCAGCAGCATGCTCGGTGTCGATCACGAGACCTCGCAACTGAGCAACGCGGTGCGCAGCCTCAACGAACACTCCAGCGGCGCTCTCAGTGAAGTCGAAGCACAGCAGTTGCAGATCAGCCAGATCGCCGCAGCTGCCACGCAACTGGCCGCGACCTCGCAAGGCGTGGCGCAAAGTTGCGAACAGGCCTCCGGCAGCGCACAGCACACCCGGCGCATCGCGGCCGACAGCAGCCGTGACAGCCAGCGCACCACGGCGAGTATTCAGCAGCTCAATCAACGCTTGAACGACACCGCTGCAGCGCTGGGCCGGGTCAGCGAGCAAGGCCAGCAGATTCAATTGGTCGTCGACACCATTCGCGGCGTCGCCGAACAGACCAATCTGCTCGCGCTCAACGCGGCCATCGAAGCTGCGCGTGCTGGTGAACAAGGTCGCGGCTTTGCCGTGGTCGCCGACGAAGTGCGCAGTCTGTCGCAACGCACGCAGTCGTCCACCGCGCAGATCGCCGGCACCGTCGACAGCCTGCGCGCGACGGTCAACGAAGCCGTGAGTTTGATGGAAGCGGCGTGTGGTCAGGCGCAAACCGATGCCGATTCGGTCACTGGTCTCGGTGAGCGTTTAGGAGAAATCGCCAGCGCCGTGCAGAGCGTCACCGACACGTTGGCGCAGATCGCCACAGCGGTTGAGGAGCAAGCGAGTACCGCCGACGAAGTCAGCGGCAATATCCAGCAGGTAGATCAGGCGGCCGTGCGTTTGCTCGAAGGCGCGCGGGCGGTGAACCTCGCGGCGGACACCCTGAGTCAGGGCAGCCATGCCTTGAGCGCCAATACTGCAAGATTTCAGCTGCGTTGAAGCCCTGCCCGGCCCGGATTTTCCGGGCTGGAGGATAAGCGGTTGAAAATAAGAAGAAATATTTTAAATTTACGCTTGACGCTTTTCCATTTCAGGGGAATAATGCGCGCCACTTGGCTACATAGCTCAGTTGGTTAGAGCATAGCATTCATAATGCTGGGGTCCGGGGTTCAAGTCCCTGTGTAGCCACCAAGTACTAAAAACGGCTTACCGAAAGGTAGGCCGTTTTTTTATGCCTCGAGAAAAGTCTCGGTAATCGGTTACTTCAAAACATCCTTCTCTTCGTCGCTCGCTTTGGTTGCTGCCTGTGCGATCAGTGCATCAAGCATCTGCGCAATGACCTTCTGTTGGACCTTCGAAAGCTCATTGATGGACTGCAACCGTCGATACCACGTCGAGGTCAAGCTGCGCCTGGGCGTCTCGGTGTACGAGGGAACCCCGAGCAGGTCTTCAACAGGCACGCGCAGCGCAAATGCCATCTTCACCAGCGTCGTGACCGGCATGCTGCGCGTGCCCTCCTCGTAACCCTGAAAGGTCTGCCGGGAAAGACCTAAAGCCCGTGCAAACCGAGTCTGTGTGATCTCGTGAACTGTGCGTAAGTGAACAATGCGACTGCCCATCGCCACCAGAAAATCGCGATCCTCATTGGAAACACTCATGACAATGGCCGACTGAAAATAGAGTTGAATGGCAACGGACTTATCCCTTTCATCTGAAATCCATCCTGGAAAAAACGATAGAAACCATCCTCAGGTAAGGGCGCGTAAGTTGTCGACCTGAAAAATCTGTAGGAGAAATGTGGAGCAACCGCCAAGTTGCGGCGAGGTACTACAGGCGCGAAATGCCTTTTCAGCAAGCCAACGCCACCAACCCTTTCGCCCAGATTTGCCGCGTGCGCAAACCGACCATCGCCCGCCAATCCGGATCAGCCGGATAGAACTGCTCGAGCAGATTCACTTTGATCCCCCGCCCCGTCGCATCCAGCGGATCGCCATGCAAATGCAACCAATGGTCATCGCGCAAACGCCGATGCACATCCGGCCCCGGATACGTTCCGCACTCGATCACGAACGGCATCAACTGCACGTCCGGCAAGGCATTGAGCAACGCCTGCGAGGTGTACCCGGTAGCCGTCGCTGCCACTCCGGTTTCGCTCAAGGTGTCGGCGCCCGTGTGCAGCGTGTAAAGCCATGGGCCATAAATTGCCTGGGCCTGCGCGAGTGCCGGGTAAGGCGCCTGGGTGATAGTCAGCAACATCGGATGACCGTATTCACCAGCGCCGGTGTGCAGATCGAAACACATCACGGTTTCAGCGCCGGCCAGGTGCGCTTCGATGATTTGATGCAACGTGCGATTCGACCAACTCGGCGCGCGGCCGCCGTAAAACAGGCCGTCGGGATGGCTGTGTTGACCGCCCTCGACAATCGACATCACCGCTGGCCAGCCGTGCTCTTTGATCTGCGCATCGAGCAAGGCGTCGGCACGCTGACGCTCGGCGCCATTCAGATCAGTGCAGGCGTAGATTTCATGCAGTGCGGCGTACGCGCGGTTATCCGGCAGCGGCCCGGTAAAATCGAGGTGGTTGCGGTTGAGGTCGATGTTGTCTTCGTTGACCCGGCGCCACCACGCCGTGCCCCATGGGTTGATCAGGTGAACCATGACCACCGCAACATCCTTGGGCAGCGAACCCGGTTCGAAGGTTTTCAGCCAATCGATCTGACAATCCGAGCCGTAATAGCCCTCGACGCCGTGAGTGCCGCTGAGCGCTACCAGTCGGCGTTTGGCCTGTGGATCGCCGAGCACGGCGACGTCTGTGCTCAGCGGTTCGCCAAAAGGGCCGCAACTTGGATGTGCGTAGGAGGTGAGCGTGGCGCCGGCGGCAGTGGCGGCAGTGATGAACTGTTCGCGTTGATCGCGGTAGCTGGATTCGGTGGGGAACTCGCTGTGCATGCGTGGCCTCTTGTGATTTTTATGCCTTTACCTGTAGGAGTGAGCCTGCTCGCAATAGCGGTGGTTCAGTCAACACTGATGTTGGCCGTAATGACGCTATCGCGAGCAGGCTCACTCCTACAGGGGATGTTGGTGCTCCATAAATTTGAGCTTGACCCTAGCGAACATCCGCCCCGAAAAGAAAGACAAAAATGCCCATCGGTTTGCGTCGCGACCGAGCGGTCGATAAAGTCCCGAAGACTTTTATCCCACGGACGGAGAGCCCGCGTGTTTTCAGCCTTGCCCTTGAGCCGCTTTCGCCTGCCAGCCCTGACACTGATCATCAGCGCCCTGACCCTCACCGCGTGCAACGCCCCGCCCTCTTCGACCCTGCCGCTGGCACCGGAAGCTGCTTCCGGTTTCCGCACCGATCTACAAACCCGTCACGCCAGCAAACACATGGCCGCCGCAGCCAATCCCTTGGCTGCTGAGGCCGGGCGCGAGATGCTGCGTCAGGGCGGTTCGGCGATTGATGCGGCGATTGCGATGCAAGCAGTGCTGACCCTGGTTGAGCCGCAGTCTTCCGGGATCGGCGGCGGCGCGATGATCGTGTTGTGGGACGGCAAACAGGTGCGCACGTATGACGGTCGCGAAACCGCACCGGCCGAGGCGACCGATAAGCTGTTCTTGCGTGCTGATGGCCAGCCGATGTCGTTCCCGCAGGCGCAGATTGGCGGTCGTTCGGTCGGCACGCCGGGCGTGTTGCGCGCGCTGGAGATGGCACACAAACAACACGGTCGCCTGCCATGGGCGAAGCTGTTTGCACCGGCGATCAAACTGTCCGAGCAAGGCTTTGCGATATCCCAACGTTTGCATTCGCTGCTGGAATCCGACCCGGTTATCCGCAAGTCGCCTGATATGGCGAAGTACTTCCTCAATGCCGATGGCAGCGTCAAAGCCGTCGGCACACGTCTGCAAAATCCGGCGCTGGCTGCGGTGCTCAAACGCATCGCCAGCGAAGGCGCGGACGCGCTGTACAAAGGCCCGATCGCCGAAGAAATCGTCGCCAAGGTGCAGGGCCACGCCAACCCCGGCAGCCTGTCGATGAACGATCTGCAGCGCTATCAGGCCAAGGAACGCGCGCCGCTGTGCACCGATTACAAACGCTGGCAGGTCTGCGGCATGCCACCACCGTCGTCGGGCGGGATCGCCGTGGCGCAGATTCTCGGCACATTGCAGGCACTGGAAACCCGCGATCCACGCCTTTCCGTGACACCGCTCAAACCAGTAAAAACCGACACACCGGCGGGCATCGAACCGGTGCCACTGGCAGTGCATTTGATTGCCGAAGCCGAACGTTTGGCCTACGCCGACCGCGCGCAATACGTCGCTGATACCGACTTTGTGCCGGTGCCGGTCAAAGGCCTGGTCGACCCGGGTTATCTCGCCAGCCGCGCCAGCCTGATCGGCGAGCGCAGCATGGGCAGCGCCAAACCGGGCACGCCACCGGGCGTACAAGTGGCCTACGCCCCGGACCGCTCGCCGCTGCGCATCTCCACCTCGCAAGTGGTCGCGGTGGATGACCTCGGCGGCGCCGTGTCGATGACCACCACCATCGAAGCCGCGTTCGGTTCGCACCTGATGGTTCAGGGCTTCTTGCTCAACAACCAGATGACCGACTTCTCGTTCATCCCCGAAGAAAACGGCCAGAAAGTCGCCAACCGCGTCGAGCCCGGCAAACGCCCACGCTCGTCGATGGCGCCAACGCTGATCTTCGATCGAAACAGCGGCGAATTCGTCGCCACGGTCGGCTCACCCGGCGGTTCGCAAATCATCGAATACGTGGCGAAAACCACCGTCGGCCTGCTCGACTGGAACCTCGACCCGCAAAGCGCCATCAGCCTGCCCAACTTCGGCAGCCGCAATGGCCCGACCGAACTGGAACAAGGCCAGTTCAGCCCGGCGCTGATTCAGGCACTGAAGGACAAAGGGCATGCCGTGAACGAAATCGACATGACCAGCGGCACCCAGGCCATCGTGCGGGTCAAGGATGCGCAGGAGAAAGCGTCGTTGGAGGGTGGCGCGGATCCACGGCGTGAGGGGGAAGCGTTGGGGGATTGAGGCTAGGACGCAAAGAGAAAAGGCTTACCGTGAGGTAGGCCTTTTTTGTGGCTAACAGATTGTGTTCACTCGCATCCCGTCGCCTTTTCCTACACCGAAAATTTGCTGCCACGGATAGAGTAAGTGGCCGTTCAGCAAACAACACTTTCGGGATCTGCTGGCATTTATGAACACGCAAATATTAGAACCGTACGTCCACCGACAGCCAGCAGCCTTGCATCAGTCCCATAGTGGGACTAGGATCGCGTCATGAGAATTATCGCTGTCAGTCAGCTCAAAAATTTTTGGGAACGGTATCCGGACTCAGAGCAACCACTGTTGGCGTGGATAGATGAAGCGAGGAAAGCAAGCTGGTCAACGCCCTCGGACATCAAGGCACATTTTGCTTCTGCGAGCATTCTGAAAAGCCGCAGAGTGGTGTTCAACATCAAGGGCAATGACTTTCGCCTGATCGTAGCCGTGGCCTACCGCTTCGGCGCCATATACATAAAATTCGTCGGCACCCACAAGCAGTACGATGCAATCGACGCTGATACCGTCGAAATGGAGTAACCCATGAACATACGTCCGATTCATAACGAAGAAGACTACCGTGCGGCGCTCAAAAACGTGTCTGCACTTTTCGACAACGAGCCAGAACCGGGTACCCCTGAAGGTGATTACTTCGACATCATGATCACTCTCATTGAGGCCTATGAAGCCAAACAGTTTCCACTGGATTTGCCCAATCCGATCGATGCCATCAAATTCCGAATGGAACAGTCAGGCCTGTCAGCCGCGGATCTCGCTCCGGCTATTGGTCGAACAAACAGGGTCTATGAAGTGTTGAATGGCAAGCGGGCACTCACTTTGCCAATGATATGGAAACTTCATGAGCTGTTTGGAATTCCTGCCGAAAGCCTGATCAAACCAATGAAGCAAATCTGATAAAAATTGCAGCAACTCAGTCTTTGACTGCAGCTTAGCGATCAGCGATTAGCCACCAGATGCGCCCCAAACAGCAAATAACAACCACCGGCCAAGCGATCCAGCCATTGCCGCGAACGCTCATATACAGCGGCGATCCGACGACTGGCGAAGAACAGCGCCACGCAGCAATACCAACTGAACGACAGCGTCGCCATGGTCATGACTGCCAGCGCCAGTAACAGTGGCGGGATGTGAGCCGGCATGGCGGTGGCGAAGATGGTGGCGACGAACAATGCTGACTTGGGATTAGTCATGTTGCCCAGAAAGCCCCGCCCGTAAGCGCCGAGCAATGTTTGCTCCGAGGTATCGAGCGTGCCAGGGACGATCGGCGCCTTGCGCTTGAACTGCTTGAGCCCGAGGTAGATCAGGTAGCAGCCACCGGCGATTTTGAAACTCAGGTATAGCGTCGGCGCGGCACTGAACAGCGACTGAATGCCCAAGCCACCCGCTAGCCCCCACAACACGGTTCCGCTGGCCACGCCGAGCGCCGCGACGACACCGTGTCGGCGGGAACGGCTGACCGCGAGTTGCGCGATGTTGAAGAAGTTCGGGCCGGGCGTGACCACGGCCACCGTCCACAACAGGGCCAACGACAGCAGCGGCGCCAGATAACTTGAAAGGGAAAGATCCATGGGCATGCGCCTGATAGGTTTGACGATGCCCTCTACCTTGCAACATCCTGCAATGTTTTGCCATCAGCCGTCATTCAGACCGCTAGCGTCTTGCCATCCACCGCATCACCAATCGTTAGAAAATGCCCGCCCGCCACGTGGTGCAAGGTGCGTAAACCATCGTGGCCTTCGAAATGCCAGCGCCCGTCGCTGAACACGCGCTCATCGGCATGGGCGGCGATGACTTCGGCGAGGAACAGGTCGTATTGCTCGTGATTGCGCGGCTCTGGCAGCAAGCGACACTCCAGCCAAGCGACGCAGCCGTCGAGCAGCGGTGCTTCGACTTTTTCGCCGGCAAACGTCTGCAAGCCGTAAGCCTGAAACTTGTCTTGCCCTTGGGTTTGGGTGATGTCCAGGCCCGAGGTATTGCCGACGGTTTGCACGATGTCGGCCTGATTGACGCAAGGGACGTTGAGCACGAAGGTGCCGGACGCCTCAAGCAACTGGCGGGTCCAGGTGGATTTATCGAGGACGACGGCAACTTTCGGTGGCTCGAAATCCAGCGGCATGGCCCAAGCGGCAGCCATGATGTTGCGCTGGCCGTCGTGGGCAGCGCTGACCAGCACGGTCGGCCCGTGGTTGAGCAAACGGTAGGCTTTGTTCAGGGGCACCGGGCGGCGGTGGGAATCGCTCATGGGAATCTGCTCCGGGGGAAAAGGAGCAGATTGTAGCGCCAGCATCGAAATACAGGCAGGTGAAAACTTTGTAGGAGCTGCGGCGTTTCACTCGACAGCTCCTACAGGGGTTGTGTGCAGGTCAGTTGGAGAGTTGATTGGCGAATTGTCCGACGGCATTCACGACTTTCTGCGCACCGTCCTGAATCTCGACAATCACCGTGCCCGCCTCTGCCGCCAGCGCCAGCCCCTGTTCAGCCTGAAGCTTGCCGTCGGTCATCAGCGCTACGGCGTTGCGCGCCATTTCCTGGTTCTGCCGCACCACGGTGACAATCTCTTCGGTCGCCTGACTGGTGCGCGAAGCCAGTTGCCGCACTTCGTCGGCCACCACCGCAAAGCCACGACCCTGCTCACCGGCGCGCGCCGCCTCGATAGCAGCGTTGAGCGCCAGAAGGTTGGTCTGCTCGGCAATCCCGCTGATGGTTTTGACGATCGTGCCGATCACCTGCGACTGCTCGTTCAGTGCCTCGATACCCTCACCGGCGGCTTGCATGTGTCGCGACAGATCTCGCATTACGTTGACCGCTTCAGTCACCACCGTGGTACCGCGCTGGGCGGTGCTGTCGGTTTGCTGCGAGGTGCTGTAGGCAATGCTCGCCGCGTCGGCGACGGCTTGTTCGCGGTTGACCTGATCAGTGATCACGGTGGCGAACTTCACCACTTTGTACAGTTTGTTGTTGGCATCGACCACCGGGTTGTAGGACGCCTCCAGCCACACCGTACGACCGTGGCTGTCGACACGCTTGAAGCGGTCAGCCACGAACTCACCGTTGTTCAGACGCCGCCAGAAGTTCTGGTACTCGGCGCTGTTGTATTCCTCCGGGGTGCAGAACAAGCGGTGATGTTTGCCCTTGATCTGCGCCAGGCTGTAACCCATGCCGCTGAGGAAGCGATCGTTGGCGTTGAGCACATTGCCGTTGAGGTCGAACTCGATCACCGCAGTCGAACGCACCAACGCACCGATCAGGTTTTCGTGTTCACGCGAGGCTTCTATGGTGCGGGTCAGGTCGCTGGCAAACAGCGAAATGTGCTTGATCCGCCCATCCGAAGAACGCACCGGCTGCACAATCGATCGCAACCACGCTTCTTCACCATTGCCACGCAGCAGGCGCACGGCACCGGCGAAGTGCTCGCCGCGGGTCATGGCGTTTTTGAAGCGGTGATGGAATTCGTCAGTCTTCACATGCGCCGGGACGATGTCTTCAATCGCCCGACCGATCAGGTCCTGACTCTTGTAGAGCATCTCGGTGAGGAAGTTCTGGTTGACCGATTGAATGCGCCCGTCGGGCTCAAGGTTCAGCACCAGCATCTCGCTTTCCAGGCTTTCCTTCACCTGCACGAGGCTGGAGAGTTCTTCACGAAGAGCGGCCAGCTCTTGCTTCAGGCGTTTGTTGAACATGGGAAAGTACCGGTGGGCAGGGTAGAAAGCGGGATGCAGCCTAACCATCGGCCTTGAAAATCTTTTCTGAAGAGCGCTCGCGACCGGTCAGTCAAAAATAATCTCAACAGGCCATTGGACCTCTCAGCCCTGCGCAAGCCAGATACAAAACCCAGCGCTCTGGCCCGGCCATATCAGGTATTCTCAAGATAAATTGCAACAACATGTTGCAGCTATCCGCCCGATAAGGAGTTCCGTTTTGGATTTATCGACCGCTGCCTGGATGGTTCACGATACCCGCCTGATTCTCTGCTGCCTGCTGGCCATTGCGACGATCATCGTGTTGATCAGCGCCACCAGACTTCCGCCCTTTCTCTCGATCCTGATTGGCACTTTCATCGCGGGTGTCGGCGCCGGTTTACCGCCCGAAGACGTGGCCAAGGCGTTCAGCAAAGGCGCCGGGGCGATTCTCGGTGAAGCAGGGATCATCATTGCGCTGGGTTCGATGCTCGGAGCGCTGATGGCCGAATCCGGCGCCGCCGACCGCATTGCCTCGACCTTGCTCGGGCTGGGCAAAGGCAAGTCGCTGCCGTGGGTGATGGCGTTGGTGGCGATGGTGATTGGCCTGCCGCTGTTTTTTGAAGTGGGTCTGGTGATGATGGTGCCGATCATCTTCGTCATGGCTCGCCGTTCAGGTCAGCCGCTGCTGAAAATCGCCATTCCGGCTCTAGCCGGGATGACCACGCTACACGCTCTGATGCCGCCGCATCCGGGGCCGCTGATTGCGGTCAGTGCGTTGCATGCCGACCTCGGGCTGACCATGTTGCTCGGCTTCAGCATCGCCATCCCGGCGGTGATACTGGCCGGGCCGCTGTACGGCAATTGGCTGTCGAAACGCATGCACGTCGATGAGCCGGCAGAGCTTGGTGCTTTGTTCAGTGCGCCGCCGAAAGCGCCGCGCCAGCCGAGTTTCGGCATATCGCTGCTGATCATTTTGTTGCCGGTGCTGCTGATGCTCGGCAGCACCCTGGCGAAAGTCGCGATGAGCCCGGAAAGCAGCGTCGCCCTGAGCCTGAAGTTCCTCGGCGAACCGTTGGTGGCGTTGAGCATTGCAGTGATGGCGGCGGTGATCTGCCTCGGTTGGGCCAACGGCATGCCTCGTGAAGACGTCGGTGGCACCCTGCGCAAAAGCCTCGCGCCGATTGCCGTGCTGTTGCTGACCATCGGTGCCGGCGGCGGCTTGAAGCAGACCTTGCTGGACGCCGGCGTCAGTCAGACCATCAGCAAAGTCGCCGAGGGCGCGCACATGCCATACCTGTTGCTGGCCTGGCTGATCGCCGTGGCCTTGCGTCAGGCCACAGGCTCCGCGACGGTCGCGACCACGACGACGGCGGGAATTCTGGCGCCGATGATGGCGGGACTCGCCGCGACGCAAAGTTCATTGGTGGCGTTGGCGATTGGTGCCGGCTCGGTGTTCTTCTGCCACGTCAACGACGCCGGGTTCTGGATGGTTCGCGAGTACTTTGGCTTGCAGCTGAAACAGACCATCTGGGTCTGGTCGATCCTGCAAACCATCGTCTCGGTGGTGGGCCTGGTGGGAACGTTGCTGTGGTGGCACTGGTTGACGTGACGGCCTCGGCGGGTTTTCGCTGAGGCGGTTAACTTGCCTTCAGGAACAAGGCGCCACGGATTGGCTGCCGACTCGCGGCATACGCGCGCCGAAATACGCCGCACTGAGGATGCCGACCATGCCCATCACCGCGCAGAACATCACGCAGATCCATGGACTCCACGGCATCAGACCGATCAGCAGCAGCGGTGTGATGCTCGCCCACGCGGCGTAGGCAATGTTGTAGGTAAAGGAAATGCCTGACACGCGAATACGTGCCGGGAACAACCCGACCATCACCGACGGCACCGCGCCGACCACACCGCAAGCCAGACCGGCCACCGCGTAAGCCAGGCCTACCCAGTTACCGCCCATGATCAAACAGCCATACAGCACGCCGATGCCCAACGGCAGTAGAAGGCTATACAGCATGACCGTGCGCCACGCGCCAATTCGGTCGACCAGCAATCCGGCAATCACGCAGCCTATATTGAGAAACACGATGCCCAAGGCACTGAGGGCAAAGGTGTGGCTGGCGGTCATGCCGAAGGTTTTCTGCATCATGGTCGGGGTGATCACCACGAACACCACGACCGCCGAGGTCAGCACACAGGTCAGCAGCATCGCCGGCCACATGGCCAGTCGATGCTCACGCAGCACCGTGCGCAACGGCAGTTCAACCCGCGCTTCACGCTGCGCTTCCATGGCCATGAACACCGGGGTTTCGCTCAGCCAGCGGCGCAGGTAAACGCCAATCACGCCAAACACGCCACCGAGCAGGAACGGGTAGCGCCAGGCGTAATCGAGGATTTCCGCCGGGGTGAAGACTTGTGCGAGAAACGTCGCAGTCAACGCGCCGATCAGGTAACCGAAGGTCAGCCCGGCCTGCAAAAAGCCCAGGGCGTAACCACGATGGCCGGCCGGCGCGTGCTCGGCGACAAACACCCAGGCACTCGGCACCTCACCACCGACCGCCGCGCCCTGGAGGATGCGCAACGCCAGCAACAGCAGCGGCGCGAAGTAGCCAATCTGCGCATAGGTCGGCATGATCCCGATCAGCAGGCACGGCAGCGCCATCATCAGGATGCTCAGGCTGAAGACTTTTTTGCGTCCGAGTTTGTCAGCGAAATGCGCCATCAGGATCCCGCCCAGCGGCCGCGCCAGGTAACCGGTGACGAAAATCCCGAAGCTTTGCAGCAGACGCAGCCACTCGGGCATTTCCGGTGGAAAGAACAACTGGCTGAGGGTCAGGGCGAAGAAGACGAAGATGATGAAATCGTAGATTTCCAGCGCGCCGCCAAGGGCCGCAAGACCGAGGGTCTTGTAGTCGGAACGGCTGAACGGCGCAGGTTTGGCCGGGGATTGGGCTGTCATGGCAAAGAACTCGGAAACAGGCAAAAAACCAAGGCGCCCATGGTCTACGCAAATGGGCTGGTGGACAACCCGTTAGACCATAGTCCCGGTTTTGCAAAACCTGCTCACAAAGCATCGGCTGTTGAATTACTGTTAAAGCCTGTCCAGCGGGACCACGCCAACGCCGGCCAACCGCCGTGAACCCCATGTGGGAGCGAGCCTGCTCGCGAAAGCGCCAGCCCAGCCAACTTCAATGT
This region of Pseudomonas sp. R84 genomic DNA includes:
- a CDS encoding helix-turn-helix domain-containing protein; its protein translation is MNIRPIHNEEDYRAALKNVSALFDNEPEPGTPEGDYFDIMITLIEAYEAKQFPLDLPNPIDAIKFRMEQSGLSAADLAPAIGRTNRVYEVLNGKRALTLPMIWKLHELFGIPAESLIKPMKQI
- a CDS encoding methyl-accepting chemotaxis protein, with product MFNKRLKQELAALREELSSLVQVKESLESEMLVLNLEPDGRIQSVNQNFLTEMLYKSQDLIGRAIEDIVPAHVKTDEFHHRFKNAMTRGEHFAGAVRLLRGNGEEAWLRSIVQPVRSSDGRIKHISLFASDLTRTIEASREHENLIGALVRSTAVIEFDLNGNVLNANDRFLSGMGYSLAQIKGKHHRLFCTPEEYNSAEYQNFWRRLNNGEFVADRFKRVDSHGRTVWLEASYNPVVDANNKLYKVVKFATVITDQVNREQAVADAASIAYSTSQQTDSTAQRGTTVVTEAVNVMRDLSRHMQAAGEGIEALNEQSQVIGTIVKTISGIAEQTNLLALNAAIEAARAGEQGRGFAVVADEVRQLASRTSQATEEIVTVVRQNQEMARNAVALMTDGKLQAEQGLALAAEAGTVIVEIQDGAQKVVNAVGQFANQLSN
- a CDS encoding LysE family transporter, whose amino-acid sequence is MDLSLSSYLAPLLSLALLWTVAVVTPGPNFFNIAQLAVSRSRRHGVVAALGVASGTVLWGLAGGLGIQSLFSAAPTLYLSFKIAGGCYLIYLGLKQFKRKAPIVPGTLDTSEQTLLGAYGRGFLGNMTNPKSALFVATIFATAMPAHIPPLLLALAVMTMATLSFSWYCCVALFFASRRIAAVYERSRQWLDRLAGGCYLLFGAHLVANR
- a CDS encoding DUF2817 domain-containing protein, producing MHSEFPTESSYRDQREQFITAATAAGATLTSYAHPSCGPFGEPLSTDVAVLGDPQAKRRLVALSGTHGVEGYYGSDCQIDWLKTFEPGSLPKDVAVVMVHLINPWGTAWWRRVNEDNIDLNRNHLDFTGPLPDNRAYAALHEIYACTDLNGAERQRADALLDAQIKEHGWPAVMSIVEGGQHSHPDGLFYGGRAPSWSNRTLHQIIEAHLAGAETVMCFDLHTGAGEYGHPMLLTITQAPYPALAQAQAIYGPWLYTLHTGADTLSETGVAATATGYTSQALLNALPDVQLMPFVIECGTYPGPDVHRRLRDDHWLHLHGDPLDATGRGIKVNLLEQFYPADPDWRAMVGLRTRQIWAKGLVALAC
- the ggt gene encoding gamma-glutamyltransferase, with translation MFSALPLSRFRLPALTLIISALTLTACNAPPSSTLPLAPEAASGFRTDLQTRHASKHMAAAANPLAAEAGREMLRQGGSAIDAAIAMQAVLTLVEPQSSGIGGGAMIVLWDGKQVRTYDGRETAPAEATDKLFLRADGQPMSFPQAQIGGRSVGTPGVLRALEMAHKQHGRLPWAKLFAPAIKLSEQGFAISQRLHSLLESDPVIRKSPDMAKYFLNADGSVKAVGTRLQNPALAAVLKRIASEGADALYKGPIAEEIVAKVQGHANPGSLSMNDLQRYQAKERAPLCTDYKRWQVCGMPPPSSGGIAVAQILGTLQALETRDPRLSVTPLKPVKTDTPAGIEPVPLAVHLIAEAERLAYADRAQYVADTDFVPVPVKGLVDPGYLASRASLIGERSMGSAKPGTPPGVQVAYAPDRSPLRISTSQVVAVDDLGGAVSMTTTIEAAFGSHLMVQGFLLNNQMTDFSFIPEENGQKVANRVEPGKRPRSSMAPTLIFDRNSGEFVATVGSPGGSQIIEYVAKTTVGLLDWNLDPQSAISLPNFGSRNGPTELEQGQFSPALIQALKDKGHAVNEIDMTSGTQAIVRVKDAQEKASLEGGADPRREGEALGD
- a CDS encoding methyl-accepting chemotaxis protein, which produces MQAFLSPGIKLLGRFGFAGKFQLLFLLFILPLAGSLLMIGQDYRDKLNLISGERAGVRQLLALDALDNLLAAQRDRAARWRATETNRQPTPATLAAMGAFDAVQPAVLQATTDLGNALKNEGAEGETLSRYQALQTALNGLDSKSLSGVGWWPDGYDRFTNALSALQALREQIVMDNRLTLAPWLETYLLTQISTQHAPDLIERVGRLAAVGQASVVSGQFTLQSRLQLRDLRSRIGDAREQLVKTATLLEARLPKDQQSWASQYHDSLKHLDSGLKVLDDGVFGGSINLKPEDFERSLDALLTDLAALRQQSLVSLDQRLDAYHGSAIRQFIIVAAIFGCLLLAALYLFVCLQASIRRSASGITLLAEALRDGNLSLQVPVEGRDELAAISTALNVAVVQLRSSMLGVDHETSQLSNAVRSLNEHSSGALSEVEAQQLQISQIAAAATQLAATSQGVAQSCEQASGSAQHTRRIAADSSRDSQRTTASIQQLNQRLNDTAAALGRVSEQGQQIQLVVDTIRGVAEQTNLLALNAAIEAARAGEQGRGFAVVADEVRSLSQRTQSSTAQIAGTVDSLRATVNEAVSLMEAACGQAQTDADSVTGLGERLGEIASAVQSVTDTLAQIATAVEEQASTADEVSGNIQQVDQAAVRLLEGARAVNLAADTLSQGSHALSANTARFQLR
- a CDS encoding type II toxin-antitoxin system HigB family toxin produces the protein MRIIAVSQLKNFWERYPDSEQPLLAWIDEARKASWSTPSDIKAHFASASILKSRRVVFNIKGNDFRLIVAVAYRFGAIYIKFVGTHKQYDAIDADTVEME
- a CDS encoding flavin reductase family protein — translated: MSDSHRRPVPLNKAYRLLNHGPTVLVSAAHDGQRNIMAAAWAMPLDFEPPKVAVVLDKSTWTRQLLEASGTFVLNVPCVNQADIVQTVGNTSGLDITQTQGQDKFQAYGLQTFAGEKVEAPLLDGCVAWLECRLLPEPRNHEQYDLFLAEVIAAHADERVFSDGRWHFEGHDGLRTLHHVAGGHFLTIGDAVDGKTLAV
- a CDS encoding helix-turn-helix transcriptional regulator, giving the protein MSVSNEDRDFLVAMGSRIVHLRTVHEITQTRFARALGLSRQTFQGYEEGTRSMPVTTLVKMAFALRVPVEDLLGVPSYTETPRRSLTSTWYRRLQSINELSKVQQKVIAQMLDALIAQAATKASDEEKDVLK